Proteins encoded in a region of the Eschrichtius robustus isolate mEscRob2 chromosome 14, mEscRob2.pri, whole genome shotgun sequence genome:
- the SRSF9 gene encoding serine/arginine-rich splicing factor 9, whose amino-acid sequence MSGWADERGGEGDGRIYVGNLPTDVREKDLEDLFYKYGRIRDIELKNRHGLVPFAFVRFEDPRDAEDAIYGRNGYDYGQCRLRVEFPRTYGGRGGWPRGGRNGPPTRRSDFRVLVSGLPPSGSWQDLKDHMREAGDVCYADVQKDGMGMVEYLRKEDMEYALRKLDDTKFRSHEGETSYIRVYPERSTSYGYSRSRSGSRGRDSPYQSRGSPHYFSPFRPY is encoded by the exons ATGTCGGGCTGGGCGGACGAGCGCGGCGGCGAGGGCGACGGACGCATCTACGTGGGGAACCTTCCGACCGACGTGCGCGAGAAGGACCTGGAGGACCTCTTCTACAAGTACGGCCGCATCCGCGACATCGAGCTCAAGAACCGGCACGGCCTCGTGCCCTTCGCCTTCGTGCGCTTCGAGGACCCGCG AGATGCTGAGGATGCAATTTATGGAAGGAATGGTTATGATTATGGCCAGTGCCGGCTTCGTGTGGAGTTCCCCAGGACTTACGGAGGTCGGGGTGGGTGGCCCCGTGGTGGGAGGAATGGGCCTCCTACAAGAAGATCTGATTTCCGAGTTCTTGTTTCAG GACTTCCTCCATCAGGCAGCTGGCAGGACCTGAAAGATCATATGCGAGAAGCTGGGGATGTCTGTTACGCAGATGTGCAGAAAGATGGAATGGGGATGGTTGAATATCTCAGAAAAGAAGACATGGAATATGCCCTGCGTAAACTGGATGACACCAAATTCCGCTCTCATGAG GGGGAAACTTCCTACATACGCGTTTATCCAGAGAGAAGCACCAGCTATGGCTACTCACGGTCTCGGTCTGGGTCAAGGGGCCGTGACTCTCCATACCAAAGCAGGGGTTCCCCACACTACTTTTCTCCTTTCAGACCCTACTGA